Proteins encoded in a region of the Streptomyces sp. NBC_01298 genome:
- a CDS encoding LLM class flavin-dependent oxidoreductase, with translation MKFSMIFEAQLVDPTPERERQVIHDCVEQAVFAEEMGFDRIWAVEHHALTQYAHMSASEIFLTWVAARTEKIRIGHGVVTMPFGYQHPVRVAERAAMLDVLSGGRVDIGAGRGATRQEMSMYGVRPEDTYPQMEEALRIFSSAWREEKFEWHGSIDIGPGAILPRPVQDPHPPLFMACSKHDTLKLAAELGIGALVMGFAGADDVRAMRKVYDEAIATRTGDRFVSTEVNDHLSALCPTIVLDDAERALRLGTRGQRFFAESIAHWYGNAPEPTGYCEDETAEEHVAALDRGREELVAKLHGANIPARPVDTGTYNAEHAYGDARTAIAYVEQLREIGVDEVMCLIQMGTVPQEACMETIRQWGETVIPHFRALEG, from the coding sequence GTGAAGTTCTCGATGATCTTCGAGGCGCAGCTCGTCGACCCGACGCCCGAACGCGAGCGCCAGGTCATCCACGACTGCGTCGAACAGGCCGTGTTCGCCGAGGAGATGGGCTTCGACCGGATCTGGGCCGTGGAACACCACGCCCTCACCCAGTACGCCCACATGAGCGCCTCCGAGATCTTCCTGACCTGGGTCGCCGCCCGGACCGAGAAGATCCGCATCGGCCACGGCGTCGTCACCATGCCCTTCGGCTACCAGCACCCCGTGCGCGTGGCCGAACGCGCCGCCATGCTCGACGTGCTCTCCGGCGGCCGCGTGGACATCGGCGCCGGCCGCGGCGCCACCCGCCAGGAGATGTCCATGTACGGGGTCCGCCCCGAGGACACCTACCCGCAGATGGAAGAGGCGCTGCGGATCTTCTCCTCCGCCTGGCGCGAGGAGAAGTTCGAGTGGCACGGCTCCATCGACATCGGCCCCGGCGCGATCCTGCCCCGGCCGGTCCAGGACCCGCACCCGCCGCTCTTCATGGCCTGCTCCAAGCACGACACCCTCAAGCTTGCCGCCGAACTGGGCATCGGAGCGCTCGTGATGGGCTTCGCCGGCGCCGACGACGTGCGCGCCATGCGCAAGGTCTACGACGAGGCCATCGCCACCCGCACCGGCGACCGCTTCGTCTCCACCGAGGTCAACGACCACCTCTCCGCGCTCTGCCCCACCATCGTCCTCGACGACGCCGAGCGCGCCCTGCGCCTGGGCACCCGCGGCCAGCGCTTCTTCGCCGAGTCCATCGCCCACTGGTACGGCAACGCCCCCGAACCCACCGGCTACTGCGAGGACGAGACCGCCGAGGAGCACGTGGCCGCGCTGGACCGGGGCCGTGAGGAGCTGGTCGCCAAGCTCCACGGGGCGAACATCCCGGCCCGCCCCGTAGACACCGGCACCTACAACGCCGAGCATGCCTACGGCGACGCCCGGACGGCCATCGCCTACGTCGAGCAACTGCGCGAGATCGGCGTCGACGAGGTCATGTGCCTGATCCAGATGGGCACCGTCCCCCAGGAGGCCTGCATGGAGACCATCCGCCAGTGGGGCGAGACCGTCATCCCGCACTTCCGCGCCCTGGAGGGCTGA
- a CDS encoding SDR family NAD(P)-dependent oxidoreductase → MSLDGKVVVITGAGRGQGAAEARLCAGAGARVVVTDIREEEGREVAASLGDQGLYVRHDVADAGSWAEVVREAVRAFGTVSALVNNAALWRTAHVERQGLEDFEALLRVNLLGPFLGIQAVAPVLRAGGGGSIVNVSSTAGLVGIPGHAAYGSSKFALRGLTKSAALDLAGDRIRINSVHPGAIDTPMVSEAVAGRDWSHLPLGRIGRPEEVAELVLFLCSEGSSYITGAEFTVDGGMTAR, encoded by the coding sequence ATCTCCCTCGACGGCAAGGTCGTCGTCATCACCGGCGCCGGACGCGGCCAGGGCGCGGCCGAGGCCCGGCTGTGCGCCGGGGCCGGAGCGCGGGTCGTGGTCACCGACATCCGGGAGGAGGAGGGCCGCGAGGTCGCCGCCTCGCTCGGCGACCAGGGGCTCTACGTCCGCCACGACGTGGCCGACGCCGGCAGCTGGGCGGAGGTGGTCCGCGAGGCCGTACGCGCCTTCGGCACCGTCTCCGCCCTGGTGAACAATGCCGCGCTGTGGCGCACGGCCCACGTGGAGCGCCAGGGCCTGGAGGACTTCGAAGCCCTGCTCCGGGTCAACCTCCTCGGGCCGTTCCTCGGGATCCAGGCCGTGGCCCCGGTGCTGCGCGCCGGCGGAGGCGGCTCGATCGTCAACGTCTCCTCCACCGCCGGACTGGTCGGCATCCCGGGCCACGCGGCGTACGGCTCCAGCAAGTTCGCCCTGCGCGGGCTCACCAAGTCGGCCGCGCTGGACCTGGCGGGGGACCGGATCAGGATCAACTCCGTGCACCCGGGGGCGATCGACACCCCGATGGTCAGCGAGGCCGTCGCGGGACGGGACTGGTCGCACCTGCCACTGGGGCGGATCGGGCGGCCCGAGGAGGTCGCGGAGTTGGTCCTCTTCCTCTGCTCGGAGGGGTCCTCGTACATCACGGGCGCGGAGTTCACGGTCGACGGCGGGATGACCGCGCGATGA
- a CDS encoding alpha/beta hydrolase, producing the protein MSGGGTGTDRLSPAARRLCDAMAAFFPGPGDAAALRAAAAASPRGGAEVASVRDADADGVPVRIYDPAPGAGGRPLAVFFHGGGWVMCGLDTHDALCRALAVASGAVVVSADYRLAPEHPWPAAPDDALTVLLWARARAAALGCDPARLIVAGDSSGGTLAAVTALRAPELVAGQLLFYPALDASMEHPSVAEFAEGYFHTAAHMAWYWDQYGGDPDHPHVSPLRAPDLSGLPRTLLVLADCDVLRDEGLAYGRRLGEAGVDCGIQLVPGVFHGFLGLPLPAAASAIGAAGAWVAATAAP; encoded by the coding sequence ATGAGCGGCGGCGGTACCGGTACGGACCGGCTGTCCCCGGCGGCCCGCCGGCTGTGCGACGCGATGGCGGCGTTCTTCCCCGGCCCCGGGGACGCGGCGGCCCTGCGGGCGGCCGCGGCCGCCTCCCCGAGGGGCGGCGCGGAGGTGGCCTCCGTACGGGACGCGGATGCGGACGGGGTCCCCGTCCGGATCTACGACCCGGCGCCGGGGGCCGGGGGCCGCCCGCTGGCGGTGTTCTTCCACGGCGGGGGCTGGGTGATGTGCGGCCTGGACACCCATGACGCGCTGTGCCGGGCCCTGGCCGTGGCCTCGGGCGCGGTGGTCGTCTCCGCGGACTACCGCCTCGCGCCCGAACACCCCTGGCCGGCCGCGCCCGACGACGCGCTGACGGTGCTGCTGTGGGCCCGGGCGCGGGCGGCCGCACTGGGCTGCGACCCCGCGCGGCTGATCGTCGCCGGGGACTCCAGCGGAGGCACCCTCGCGGCCGTGACGGCCCTGCGGGCCCCCGAACTGGTCGCCGGTCAGCTGTTGTTCTACCCGGCGCTGGACGCCTCGATGGAGCACCCGTCGGTGGCCGAGTTCGCGGAGGGGTACTTCCACACGGCCGCGCACATGGCCTGGTACTGGGACCAGTACGGCGGCGACCCGGACCACCCCCACGTCTCCCCGCTGCGCGCCCCCGACCTCTCGGGGCTGCCGCGCACGCTGCTGGTGCTGGCCGACTGCGACGTCCTGCGCGACGAGGGCCTGGCCTACGGGCGCCGGCTGGGCGAAGCCGGAGTGGACTGCGGGATCCAGCTGGTCCCCGGCGTCTTCCACGGCTTCCTCGGCCTGCCGCTGCCGGCGGCGGCCTCGGCGATCGGGGCGGCGGGGGCGTGGGTGGCGGCGACGGCCGCGCCGTAG
- a CDS encoding acetyl-CoA C-acetyltransferase produces the protein MPEAYIVEAVRTPVGRRKGGLSEVHPADLGAHVLKALVERSGIDPSAVEDVVFGCLDTVGPQAGDIARTAWLAAGLPEEVPGVTIDRQCGSSQQAVHFAAQGVMSGTQDLVVAGGTQNMSMIPIAFASRQAAEPLGFTEGPYLGSAGWRARYGDSPVNQFYGAQLIAEKWGISRLDMEEFALRSHQRALRAIDEGRFEREIVPYGEVSVDEGPRRDTTLEKMAGLKPVMEGGTITAAVSSQVSDGAAAMLLASERAVREHGLRPRARIHHLSVRGEDPIRMLSAPIPATAYALKKTGMSLSDIDLVEINEAFAPVALAWLKETGADPERVNVNGGAIALGHPLGATGVKLMTTLLHELERTGGRFGLQTMCEGGGQANVTIIERL, from the coding sequence ATGCCCGAGGCCTACATAGTCGAAGCGGTACGCACCCCCGTGGGGCGGCGCAAGGGGGGCCTGTCCGAGGTCCACCCGGCCGACCTGGGGGCGCACGTCCTCAAGGCGCTCGTCGAACGGTCCGGGATCGACCCGTCGGCCGTGGAGGACGTGGTCTTCGGCTGCCTCGACACGGTGGGGCCGCAGGCCGGCGACATCGCCCGGACGGCCTGGCTGGCGGCGGGACTCCCCGAGGAGGTCCCGGGCGTCACCATCGACCGGCAGTGCGGATCCTCGCAGCAGGCCGTGCACTTCGCGGCGCAGGGCGTCATGTCCGGGACGCAGGACCTGGTGGTCGCGGGCGGCACCCAGAACATGTCGATGATCCCGATCGCCTTCGCCTCGCGGCAGGCGGCGGAGCCCCTCGGCTTCACCGAGGGCCCCTACCTGGGCTCGGCGGGGTGGCGGGCCCGGTACGGGGACTCCCCCGTCAACCAGTTCTACGGGGCCCAGCTGATCGCCGAGAAGTGGGGCATCTCCCGCCTCGACATGGAGGAGTTCGCCCTGCGCTCCCACCAGCGGGCGCTGCGCGCGATCGACGAGGGCCGCTTCGAGCGGGAGATCGTGCCGTACGGGGAGGTGTCGGTGGACGAGGGCCCGCGCCGCGACACCACCCTCGAGAAGATGGCGGGGCTGAAGCCGGTCATGGAGGGCGGCACGATCACCGCGGCGGTCTCCTCCCAGGTCTCGGACGGCGCGGCGGCGATGCTGCTGGCCTCGGAGCGGGCGGTACGGGAACACGGGCTGCGCCCGCGGGCCCGCATCCACCACCTGTCGGTGCGCGGCGAGGACCCGATCCGCATGCTGTCGGCGCCGATCCCGGCGACGGCGTACGCCCTGAAGAAGACGGGCATGTCCCTCTCCGACATCGACCTGGTCGAGATCAACGAGGCCTTCGCCCCGGTGGCCCTGGCCTGGCTGAAGGAGACGGGCGCGGACCCGGAGCGGGTCAACGTCAACGGCGGCGCGATCGCCCTGGGACACCCCCTGGGCGCGACGGGCGTCAAGCTGATGACCACCCTCCTGCACGAACTGGAACGCACGGGCGGCCGCTTCGGCCTCCAAACCATGTGCGAGGGCGGCGGCCAGGCCAACGTCACGATCATCGAGCGGCTCTAG
- a CDS encoding TetR/AcrR family transcriptional regulator, with protein MPTNKPIASTAKKKPQVTASPERRRELLDTAAEVFAAQGYNATTVRKIADAAGMLAGSLYYHFDSKESMLDEILSAFLTELWEGYDTVLAAGLGPRQTIEALVTESFREIDRHRAAVAIYQKEARTLSVQPRFHYLSDSQVKFEKAWLGTLERGVADGVFRADLDIRLTYRFVRDTVWVAASWYRPGGQHSPEEIARQYLSMVLDGIATRT; from the coding sequence GTGCCAACGAACAAGCCGATCGCATCGACGGCCAAGAAGAAGCCCCAGGTGACGGCGTCACCGGAACGCCGCCGCGAACTCCTCGACACCGCCGCCGAGGTCTTCGCCGCGCAGGGCTACAACGCCACCACCGTCCGCAAGATCGCCGACGCCGCCGGCATGCTCGCCGGCAGCCTCTACTACCACTTCGATTCCAAGGAATCGATGCTCGACGAGATCCTCTCCGCCTTCCTGACCGAGCTGTGGGAGGGGTACGACACCGTCCTCGCCGCCGGTCTCGGACCCAGGCAGACCATCGAGGCCCTCGTCACCGAATCGTTCCGGGAGATCGACCGGCACCGCGCCGCGGTCGCCATCTACCAGAAGGAAGCCCGGACCCTGTCGGTCCAGCCCCGCTTCCACTACCTCTCCGACTCGCAGGTCAAGTTCGAGAAGGCGTGGCTGGGGACGCTGGAGCGCGGGGTCGCGGACGGGGTCTTCCGCGCCGACCTGGACATCCGCCTCACCTACCGCTTCGTGCGCGACACGGTGTGGGTGGCGGCGTCCTGGTACCGGCCGGGCGGCCAGCACAGCCCCGAGGAGATCGCCCGCCAGTACCTCTCGATGGTCCTGGACGGCATCGCCACACGCACGTAA
- a CDS encoding SDR family oxidoreductase has protein sequence MGNAPEYVAGHGLLTGRSAVITAAAGAGIGGATARRFLEEGARVLIGDAHARRLKESEEALAAEFGADRVASLPCDVTDEEQVGAFFALAERLHGRLDLVVNNAGLGGTANLVDMTDDQWSRVLDVTLNGTFRCTRAAMRSMRASGTGGVIVNNASVIGWRAQTGQAHYAAAKAGVMALTRCAALEAAEFGVRINAVAPSLAMHPHLVKVTSEELLTQLTAREAFGRYAEPWEVANVIVFLASGYSSYMTGETVSVSSQHA, from the coding sequence ATCGGCAACGCACCCGAGTACGTGGCCGGGCACGGACTGCTCACCGGCCGCAGCGCCGTGATCACCGCGGCCGCCGGGGCCGGCATCGGCGGGGCCACAGCACGCCGGTTCCTGGAGGAGGGGGCCCGGGTCCTCATCGGCGACGCGCACGCCCGCCGGCTCAAGGAGAGCGAGGAGGCGCTGGCCGCCGAGTTCGGCGCGGACCGGGTCGCCTCGCTGCCCTGCGACGTCACCGACGAGGAGCAGGTGGGCGCCTTCTTCGCGCTCGCCGAGCGGCTCCACGGCCGCCTCGACCTCGTCGTCAACAACGCCGGGCTCGGCGGCACGGCGAACCTCGTGGACATGACCGACGACCAGTGGTCCCGCGTCCTCGACGTCACGCTGAACGGCACCTTCCGCTGCACCCGCGCCGCGATGCGCTCGATGCGGGCCTCCGGAACGGGCGGGGTGATCGTCAACAACGCCTCCGTCATCGGCTGGCGCGCCCAGACCGGGCAGGCCCACTACGCCGCCGCCAAGGCGGGGGTGATGGCGCTGACCCGCTGCGCGGCGCTGGAGGCGGCGGAGTTCGGCGTACGGATCAACGCGGTCGCACCGAGCCTGGCCATGCACCCGCACCTGGTGAAGGTGACCAGCGAGGAGCTGCTCACCCAGCTCACCGCCCGCGAGGCCTTCGGCCGCTACGCCGAGCCCTGGGAGGTGGCCAACGTCATCGTGTTCCTGGCCAGCGGCTACTCGTCGTACATGACGGGCGAGACCGTGTCGGTCAGCAGTCAGCACGCGTAG
- a CDS encoding acyl-CoA dehydrogenase family protein, with protein MSSVEEFRTEVRSWLRTHLTGGFAALKGRGGPGREHEAFAERLAWERHMAAHGWTCVGWPVEYGGRGASTEQQIAFHEEYALADAPARVNHIGEQLLGPTLIAHGTEEQRRRFLPPIRAVEELWCQGYSEPDAGSDLANIRTRASLVDGAWVVDGQKIWTSLAHASQWCFVVARTEPGSRRHAGLSYLLVPMDQPGVEVRPIVQLTGTSEFNEVFFDGARTDAAHVVGAPGEGWAVAMATLGFERGVSTLGQQVGFRRELEDLAALAKHNGAMADPLIRDRLVRAWIGLETMRASALRPGVAPSTAKLYWARWHRDLGELAMDVRGADSLLAAGAHGDPYDLDDWQRLFLFSRSDTIYAGSDEIQRTIVAERILGLPKEVRA; from the coding sequence ATGAGCAGCGTCGAGGAGTTCCGCACCGAGGTTCGGAGTTGGCTACGGACCCACCTCACCGGTGGGTTCGCCGCCCTCAAGGGCCGCGGCGGACCGGGCCGGGAGCACGAGGCCTTCGCCGAACGCCTCGCCTGGGAGCGGCACATGGCGGCGCACGGCTGGACCTGCGTGGGCTGGCCCGTCGAGTACGGCGGCCGCGGCGCGAGCACGGAGCAGCAGATCGCCTTCCACGAGGAGTACGCGCTGGCCGACGCGCCCGCGCGCGTGAACCACATAGGGGAGCAGCTCCTCGGCCCCACCCTCATCGCGCACGGCACCGAGGAGCAGCGGCGGCGCTTCCTGCCGCCCATCCGGGCCGTGGAGGAGCTGTGGTGCCAGGGCTACAGCGAGCCCGACGCCGGCTCGGACCTGGCGAACATCCGCACCCGGGCCTCCCTCGTGGACGGCGCGTGGGTGGTGGACGGCCAGAAGATCTGGACCTCCCTGGCCCACGCCTCGCAGTGGTGCTTCGTCGTCGCCCGCACCGAGCCGGGCTCCCGCCGGCACGCGGGGCTCTCCTACCTCCTGGTCCCGATGGACCAGCCCGGGGTGGAGGTCCGGCCCATCGTGCAGCTGACCGGGACCTCCGAGTTCAACGAGGTCTTCTTCGACGGGGCCCGGACCGACGCCGCCCACGTCGTCGGCGCGCCCGGCGAGGGCTGGGCCGTGGCCATGGCCACCCTCGGCTTCGAACGCGGCGTCTCCACCCTCGGCCAACAGGTCGGCTTCCGCCGCGAGCTGGAGGACCTGGCCGCGCTGGCGAAGCACAACGGGGCGATGGCCGATCCGCTGATCCGCGACCGGCTCGTCCGGGCCTGGATCGGCCTGGAGACCATGCGCGCCTCCGCGCTGCGGCCCGGGGTCGCACCGTCCACGGCCAAGCTGTACTGGGCCCGCTGGCACCGGGACCTCGGCGAGCTCGCCATGGACGTCCGCGGAGCCGACTCGCTCCTGGCGGCGGGGGCGCACGGGGACCCGTACGACCTCGACGACTGGCAGCGGCTCTTCCTCTTCTCCCGCTCCGACACCATCTACGCGGGCTCCGACGAGATCCAGCGCACCATCGTCGCCGAGCGCATCCTCGGCCTTCCCAAGGAGGTACGGGCGTGA
- a CDS encoding enoyl-CoA hydratase, with amino-acid sequence MPMPDDTPVLYERRGPVAYVTMNRPRYRNAQNSAMTYALDDAFYRAADDPAVKVLVLAGAGEHFSAGHDIGTPERDAHLPFERRAGLWWDHSQRSGAESRFARESEVYLGMCRRWRELPKPVIASVHGACVAGGLMLAWVCDLIVASEDAFFADPVVRMGIPGVEYFAHPWVMPPRIAKEFLYTGDRMPARRAHEIGMVNRVVERAELAEATDRLALRIAEMPSFGLALTKRAVNQAEDLQGLHTGMDSVFGLHHLAHAHNAETAADSLGGMNLSAMKDAAMKDAETKEANG; translated from the coding sequence ATGCCGATGCCCGATGACACCCCCGTGCTCTATGAGCGCCGCGGACCGGTCGCGTACGTGACCATGAACCGCCCCCGGTACCGCAACGCCCAGAACAGCGCGATGACCTACGCCCTCGACGACGCCTTCTACCGGGCCGCGGACGATCCCGCCGTCAAGGTCCTCGTCCTGGCCGGGGCCGGCGAGCACTTCTCCGCCGGCCACGACATCGGCACCCCCGAGCGTGACGCGCACCTGCCCTTCGAACGCCGGGCCGGCCTGTGGTGGGACCACTCCCAGCGCTCCGGCGCCGAGTCCCGCTTCGCCCGCGAATCCGAGGTCTACCTCGGCATGTGCCGGCGCTGGCGCGAACTGCCCAAGCCCGTCATCGCCTCCGTCCACGGCGCCTGCGTGGCCGGCGGGCTGATGCTCGCCTGGGTCTGCGACCTGATCGTGGCCAGCGAGGACGCCTTCTTCGCCGACCCCGTCGTCCGCATGGGCATCCCGGGCGTGGAGTACTTCGCCCACCCGTGGGTCATGCCCCCGCGCATCGCCAAGGAGTTCCTCTACACCGGCGACCGGATGCCCGCCCGCCGGGCCCACGAGATCGGCATGGTCAACCGGGTCGTCGAGCGGGCCGAACTGGCGGAAGCCACCGACCGGCTCGCCCTGCGGATCGCCGAGATGCCCTCCTTCGGCCTCGCCCTCACCAAGCGGGCCGTCAACCAGGCCGAGGACCTCCAGGGCCTGCACACCGGCATGGACTCCGTCTTCGGCCTGCACCACCTCGCGCACGCCCACAACGCCGAAACGGCGGCGGACTCGCTCGGCGGCATGAATCTGTCCGCGATGAAGGACGCAGCGATGAAGGATGCCGAGACGAAGGAGGCGAACGGCTGA
- a CDS encoding acyl-CoA dehydrogenase family protein, whose translation MDLNHSADVEAFRAEARDWLAAHVPATPLPSLETREGFAAHREWEALLHSARWAVVSWPEEYGGRGVDIEHWLVFEEEYWAAGAPGRVSQNGINLLAPTLFDHATGEQRARVLPSMASGRTIWAQAWSEPESGSDLASLTSRAVRTEGGWLLSGQKTWSSRAAFADRAFGIFRTDPDAPKPHQGLTYLMFDLRAPGVTVRPIGRLDGKPAFAELFLDEVFVPDADVIGEPGQGWRIAMSTTGNERGLTLRAPGRFLAAADRLVDLWHNLGNPADTALRDRVADAVVGARAYQLFTWANASRFAAGETIGAESSLNKVFWSRYDIALHESALDLLGPDAELADGEWAEPWIFSLAGPIYAGTNEIQRDIIAERLLGLPKGRR comes from the coding sequence ATGGACCTGAACCACTCGGCGGACGTGGAGGCCTTCCGGGCCGAGGCGCGCGACTGGCTCGCCGCCCACGTGCCCGCCACCCCCCTGCCCTCCCTGGAGACCCGCGAGGGCTTCGCCGCCCACCGGGAATGGGAGGCGCTCCTGCACTCCGCCCGCTGGGCGGTGGTGTCCTGGCCCGAGGAGTACGGCGGCCGCGGCGTCGACATCGAGCACTGGCTGGTCTTCGAGGAGGAGTACTGGGCCGCCGGCGCGCCCGGCAGGGTCTCGCAGAACGGCATCAACCTGCTCGCCCCCACCCTCTTCGACCACGCCACCGGCGAACAGCGAGCCCGGGTCCTGCCCTCCATGGCCAGCGGGCGGACCATCTGGGCCCAGGCCTGGTCCGAGCCCGAATCCGGCTCCGACCTCGCCTCCCTCACCTCCCGGGCGGTGCGCACCGAGGGCGGCTGGCTGCTGTCCGGACAGAAGACCTGGTCCTCGCGGGCCGCCTTCGCCGACCGCGCCTTCGGCATCTTCCGCACCGACCCCGACGCCCCCAAACCCCACCAGGGCCTCACCTATCTGATGTTCGACCTCCGCGCCCCCGGGGTCACCGTGCGGCCCATCGGCCGCCTCGACGGCAAGCCCGCCTTCGCGGAACTCTTCCTCGACGAGGTCTTCGTCCCCGACGCGGACGTCATCGGCGAGCCCGGACAGGGCTGGCGGATCGCCATGTCCACCACCGGCAACGAACGCGGACTCACCCTGCGCGCCCCCGGCCGCTTCCTCGCCGCGGCCGACCGCCTCGTGGACCTCTGGCACAACCTCGGGAACCCCGCCGACACCGCCCTGCGCGACCGGGTCGCCGACGCGGTCGTCGGAGCCCGCGCCTACCAGCTGTTCACCTGGGCCAACGCCTCCCGCTTCGCCGCCGGAGAGACGATCGGCGCCGAGTCCAGCCTGAACAAGGTGTTCTGGTCCCGGTACGACATCGCCCTGCACGAGAGCGCCCTCGACCTGCTCGGCCCCGACGCCGAACTCGCCGACGGGGAATGGGCCGAGCCGTGGATCTTCTCCCTCGCCGGTCCCATCTACGCGGGAACCAACGAGATCCAGCGCGACATCATCGCCGAGCGGCTGCTCGGCCTCCCGAAGGGCCGCCGCTGA
- a CDS encoding acyl-CoA dehydrogenase family protein has product MRFLPSEEQSDFARTLRGLLAASDVPAAVRAWGAGDHAPGKELWARFAATGLFALAADEAHEGMGLMPLELAGGFVELGRAGVPGPVVETAAAAVLLTRLGDEALAKRFLPGLAAGETPATLTLPGGGPYALDADAATHLFTVSPAGELRLAPGAGPPRTSIDPARRLALPDGGGELLAAGPAVTAAARDAADWARLLTAAQCLGTGEALLARTVEYAKQRTQFGTAIGAFQAVKHRLADTLIGLEFARPLLWAAALSLDPGEVAAAKLTAGEAAYAAAMTALQLHGAVGYTEELDLSLWLRKARPLRDAWGSPSQCRAAVLQERLR; this is encoded by the coding sequence ATGCGCTTCCTGCCGTCCGAGGAACAGTCGGACTTCGCCCGCACCCTGCGCGGTCTGCTCGCCGCCTCGGACGTCCCGGCGGCGGTACGGGCCTGGGGCGCGGGCGACCACGCTCCCGGCAAGGAGCTGTGGGCGAGGTTCGCCGCCACCGGACTGTTCGCCCTCGCGGCCGACGAGGCCCACGAGGGCATGGGCCTGATGCCGCTGGAGCTGGCAGGAGGGTTCGTGGAACTGGGCCGCGCCGGGGTCCCCGGCCCGGTCGTGGAGACGGCCGCCGCCGCCGTACTCCTGACCCGGCTCGGCGACGAGGCACTGGCCAAGCGGTTCCTCCCCGGGCTGGCGGCGGGGGAGACACCGGCCACCCTCACCCTGCCCGGCGGGGGCCCCTACGCCCTGGACGCCGACGCGGCCACCCACCTCTTCACGGTGTCCCCGGCCGGGGAGCTCCGCCTGGCGCCGGGCGCCGGACCGCCGCGCACCTCCATCGACCCCGCCCGCCGCCTCGCCCTCCCGGACGGCGGCGGCGAACTCCTCGCCGCCGGCCCGGCCGTCACCGCGGCGGCCCGGGACGCCGCCGACTGGGCCCGGCTGCTCACCGCCGCCCAGTGCCTCGGCACCGGCGAGGCCCTCCTCGCGCGCACGGTGGAGTACGCGAAGCAGCGCACACAGTTCGGCACGGCGATCGGCGCCTTCCAGGCGGTCAAGCACCGGCTCGCCGACACCCTGATCGGCCTGGAGTTCGCCCGGCCGCTGCTCTGGGCGGCCGCGCTCTCCCTGGACCCCGGGGAGGTCGCGGCGGCGAAGCTGACCGCGGGCGAAGCGGCGTACGCGGCCGCCATGACCGCGCTCCAGCTGCACGGGGCCGTCGGCTACACCGAGGAGCTCGACCTCTCCCTGTGGCTGCGCAAGGCCCGCCCGCTGCGCGATGCCTGGGGGAGCCCCTCGCAGTGCCGGGCGGCGGTGCTTCAGGAGCGGCTGCGGTAG
- a CDS encoding YrdB family protein: protein MASSSPLPPAVKVFFLANEGLAFLLELLALGLLAWWGWSRDIGPAGSVALAVAAPLAAAALWGMFAAPKARYAVPLAARLGVKAVVFGAAALALLALGQRLPSLWFTVVVVLNTALATYYRSRS from the coding sequence ATGGCTTCCTCTTCTCCCTTGCCCCCCGCCGTCAAGGTGTTCTTCCTCGCCAACGAGGGCCTCGCCTTCCTGCTGGAGCTGCTGGCCCTGGGTCTGCTGGCCTGGTGGGGCTGGAGCCGTGACATCGGGCCGGCGGGCTCCGTCGCCCTGGCGGTGGCCGCGCCGCTGGCCGCCGCCGCGCTCTGGGGGATGTTCGCCGCGCCGAAGGCCCGGTACGCCGTTCCGCTCGCCGCTCGGCTCGGGGTGAAGGCGGTGGTGTTCGGCGCCGCCGCCCTGGCGCTGCTCGCGCTCGGGCAGCGGCTGCCGTCCCTCTGGTTCACGGTGGTCGTGGTGCTGAACACCGCCCTCGCCACGTACTACCGCAGCCGCTCCTGA